The Rhododendron vialii isolate Sample 1 chromosome 5a, ASM3025357v1 genome contains a region encoding:
- the LOC131326556 gene encoding LOW QUALITY PROTEIN: uncharacterized protein LOC131326556 (The sequence of the model RefSeq protein was modified relative to this genomic sequence to represent the inferred CDS: inserted 6 bases in 5 codons; deleted 2 bases in 1 codon; substituted 2 bases at 2 genomic stop codons): XGRSWIALPKDAKATDDHRYIPKRLVHTWSGHSKGVSAIRVFLRHGHLPLSAGMDTKVKIWDVFNSSKCMXMVHGEAIRDIWFFNDGSKFLSTGYDKNIKYWDSKTGQVISAFSIGKILYVDRLNPDEDKXNILVVGMSDKYRSKIVEFMNTGQITQEYDQHLGAVNTITFVDDNRRFITSSDDKSLRVWKFGIPVVIKYISEPHMHSMPSISXHTNRNWLAVQSLDNQXYSIRERFQLNRKKSFVGQIVAGYAXSNGRFVMXGDGKGKCWFWDWKSCKVFRTLKFHERGVCISCEWHLLEQSKVATCGWDGLIKLVRFLILDSK, from the exons TAGGGTAGGTCATGGATCGCACTACCTAAGGACGCCAAAGCCACAGATGACCATAGGTACATACCGAAGAGGCTGGTGCACACGTGGAGTGGTCATTCGAAAGGGGTTTCCGCGATTAGGGTTTTCCTTAGGCATGGGCATTTGCCTCTCTCTGCGGGGATGGATACGAAGGTGAAGATTTGGGACGTGTTCAATTCGAGCAAGTGTAT AATGGTACATGGCGAGGCAATTCGCGATATCTGGTTTTTTAATGATGGGTCTAAGTTTTTGTCAACTGGATATGATAAGAACATCAAGTACTGGGATTCTAAAACGGGACAAGTGATATCGGCATTCTCTATCGGGAAGATACTTTATGTGGATAGGTTGAACCCAGATGAGGATAAGTAGAATATACTCGTGGTGGGCATGAGTGACAAG TACCGGTCAAAAATTGTGGAGTTTATGAATACTGGTCAAATCACCCAAGAGTATGATCAACATTTAGGAGCAGTTAATACAATCACATTCGTAGACGACAACAGAAGATTTATTACTAGTAGTGATGACAAGTCTCTCCGGGTATGGAAATTTGGGATACCTGTTGTCATAAAGTATATTAGCGAGCCTCATATGCATTCTATGCCATCAATAT AGCACACAAACAGAAACTGGCTAGCAGTGCAGAGTTTGGACAATC ATTACAGCATTAGAGAGAGATTTCAGCTTAATAGGAAGAAAAGTTTTGTGGGGCAAATAGTGGCTGGATATG TATCGAACGGAAGGTTTGTCA TCGGAGATGGTAAGGGTAAGTGCTGGTTTTGGGATTGGAAGAGTTGCAAAGTCTTTAGAACTCTTAAGTTTCATGAAAGGGGGGTATGCATTAGTTGCGAGTGGCATCTGTTGGAACAAAGTAAAGTGGCAACTTGCGGGTGGGACGGCTTGATTAAGCTGGTAAGATTTCTAATCCTTGACTCAAAGTAG